In Silene latifolia isolate original U9 population chromosome X, ASM4854445v1, whole genome shotgun sequence, the following proteins share a genomic window:
- the LOC141623396 gene encoding LEAF RUST 10 DISEASE-RESISTANCE LOCUS RECEPTOR-LIKE PROTEIN KINASE-like 1.1 → MASISIALIIFLSYCLLQLPQGAPTSCPSSFRCATLGVLGYPFTTSFNPSCGLSVLNCTEPTPTIGLTNSGPWYDVLNSFSSNRSFLVGDYLMLHIVNDKCDVIENRFRLPRSSSVSFTVLINKTVWDCPTKFDDKKGNRSGTLRRLTDCPYHNVYHMNDTLAEIPGCDVVKYPAVVMVDLSDQCSQCISESGSCQDLPNDGFRCINKRKERRRRRLILGLGISVGSIVIVLAALLCWYLKKTKFRSLGLTSRNLTREPRRMKTDLEASKVYFSVPIFSYSELEESTNNFDSNRELGDGGYGTVYYGKLKDGREVAVKRLYQRNFRQLEQFMNEIEILAGLRHQNLVSLYGCTSQRSKELLLVYEYVPNGTVADHLNGDQSKCGTLTWPVRLSIAIETAKALAYLHASDIIHRDVKSNNILLDSNFCVKVADFGLSRLFPMDVTHVSTAPQGTPGYLDPEYHQCYQLTDKSDVYSFGVVLVELISSLPAIDICREHDEINLSIYAMKRIQSGAIDELVDHRLGFETNCKTKRMITLVAELAFQCLQQRKELRPSMIEVVQALKTIESTDCDTTMVSKTRVEGDDTWLLRNKESPPSPVSVIQKWGSSKSITPTVSK, encoded by the exons ATGGCTTCAATCTCTATTGCTCTCATCATTTTCTTGTCTTACTGTCTATTACAACTCCCTCAAGGAGCACCAACTAGTTGCCCATCGTCGTTTCGCTGCGCAACTCTTGGCGTTCTTGGGTACCCTTTCACAACCAGCTTCAACCCAAGTTGTGGACTTTCTGTGCTGAACTGCACTGAACCCACTCCGACAATCGGGTTAACGAATTCAGGTCCATGGTACGACGTCCTGAACTCGTTCTCCAGTAACCGGAGTTTCCTAGTGGGTGACTATCTCATGCTTCATATAGTGAATGACAAATGTGATGTTATAGAAAACAGGTTTAGGCTTCCAAGATCAAGCTCTGTTAGTTTTACGGTTTTGATAAATAAAACAGTATGGGATTGTCCAACGAAATTTGATGATAAGAAAGGAAATAGAAGTGGGACCCTTCGTCGTTTGACGGATTGTCCATATCACAATGTTTATCATATGAATGATACTTTAGCTGAAATTCCAGGGTGTGATGTTGTTAAGTATCCTGCCGTAGTGATGGTGGATTTGTCTGACCAGTGTTCACAGTGCATCAGTGAGTCAGGCAGTTGTCAGGACCTTCCCAATGATGGCTTTCGATGCATCAATAAGCGAAAAG AACGGAGAAGACGGAGACTAATACTCGGATTAG GAATTTCAGTAGGAAGCATTGTCATCGTTCTCGCTGCATTGCTTTGCTGGTATCTGAAGAAGACAAAATTTAGATCACTGGGCTTGACTTCAAGGAACTTAACTCGAGAACCCAGAAGAATGAAAACAGACCTTGAAGCAAGCAAGGTGTATTTCAGTGTACCCATTTTCTCCTACAGTGAACTTGAGGAATCAACAAATAATTTTGATTCCAACAGAGAGCTTGGTGATGGAGGATACGGAACTGTTTACTATG GGAAACTGAAAGATGGACGAGAAGTTGCAGTTAAGCGTCTTTACCAAAGGAACTTCAGACAACTTGAGCAGTTTATGAATGAGATTGAAATACTTGCTGGTCTACGCCACCAGAATCTCGTATCCTTGTATGGCTGCACTTCACAGCGTAGCAAAGAACTTCTACTAGTGTACGAGTATGTGCCTAATGGAACAGTGGCTGATCACTTGAATGGTGACCAATCAAAATGTGGCACACTAACCTGGCCTGTCCGCTTGAGTATCGCCATAGAAACAGCCAAAGCATTGGCTTACCTTCATGCTTCGGATATCATCCATCGGGATGTCAAATCCAACAACATTCTCTTGGACAGCAATTTCTGTGTAAAGGTGGCGGATTTTGGACTATCGAGACTTTTTCCTATGGACGTAACTCATGTATCAACTGCTCCACAAGGCACTCCAGGTTACCTTGATCCCGAGTACCACCAATGTTACCAGTTGACAGATAAGAGTGATGTTTACAGCTTTGGAGTTGTTCTTGTTGAGCTCATTTCATCATTGCCTGCCATAGATATCTGTAGGGAACACGATGAAATAAACTTGTCGATCTATGCAATGAAGAGAATCCAGAGCGGTGCAATTGATGAGCTAGTTGACCATCGTCTTGGATTTGAGACAAATTGTAAAACGAAAAGGATGATCACACTAGTCGCAGAGCTTGCCTTTCAGTGTTTACAGCAGAGGAAAGAATTACGGCCTTCAATGATTGAGGTTGTCCAGGCCTTAAAGACAATAGAATCTACAGATTGTGATACTACTATGGTATCAAAAACTCGGGTGGAAGGTGACGACACCTGGCTGTTGAGAAATAAAGAAAGCCCACCTTCGCCTGTATCAGTTATTCAGAAATGGGGCAGTAGCAAGTCCATCACACCGACAGTAAGCAAATGA
- the LOC141623397 gene encoding F-box protein At4g35733-like has translation MSSHKWADLPREILELIGKCLETRVEVYRFRAICSSWRSVIPLSTSISSISPPFNLPPPLSVTAVLSPVFFYLLEDETRTASCLIKVTQSTSGEMKIMDPLSSQYSIRKNSLTPAKSINILNLRLVQVFKSYRFIYYMHKPTLDITVKRFVLFGKCGIFMVNDAGELRCFRFHDQNWTNLGDEGTKYDDVVVYKGQYYVVDTLGTVYWIDSESMTLVQFSPPLFGLGQVKNLIVSGGELFVVDTYYDDGQSQRLVDDFERVDMRIYRLDEEWGRWVDVRSLDDRVFLLAKEGCFSVSTKDIPGCNCNCNCVYFSEAKMQDRYLTTEFKRFFARVFDIQDRKRMKMVDCYPSHRKLFDLLMNFPCTLSPPEFPVNLE, from the coding sequence ATGAGCAGCCACAAATGGGCAGACCTCCCACGAGAAATCCTAGAATTGATCGGAAAATGCCTCGAAACACGTGTAGAAGTATACCGTTTCAGAGCCATCTGCAGTTCATGGAGATCAGTCATCCCTCTTTCAACCAGCATCTCCTCTATCTCTCCACCCTTCAACCTCCCTCCTCCTCTTAGCGTCACCGCAGTCCTCTCCCCAGTCTTCTTCTACCTTCTCGAAGACGAGACCCGCACGGCTTCCTGTTTGATCAAGGTAACCCAATCTACCTCTGGAGAAATGAAAATCATGGACCCACTTTCCTCACAGTATAGCATCCGAAAAAACTCTCTTACTCCTGCTAAGAGTATTAACATTTTAAATTTGCGTCTTGTTCAAGTATTTAAAAGTTACCGCTTTATATACTATATGCACAAGCCCACCTTGGATATCACGGTGAAGAGATTTGTTTTATTTGGGAAATGTGGGATTTTTATGGTTAATGATGCAGGAGAGTTGAGGTGTTTTCGATTTCACGACCAAAATTGGACTAATTTGGGCGATGAAGGGACAAAGTACGACGATGTTGTCGTTTACAAGGGTCAGTATTATGTGGTTGATACTTTGGGTACTGTTTATTGGATTGATTCTGAATCCATGACTCTTGTTCAATTTTCACCCCCGCTTTTCGGTCTTGGTCAGGTGAAAAACCTGATAGTTTCGGGTGGGGAATTGTTTGTTGTTGATACCTACTATGATGATGGACAGTCGCAGAGACTCGTAGATGATTTTGAGAGGGTTGATATGAGAATTTATAGGCTGGATGAAGAATGGGGGAGATGGGTTGATGTTAGATCGTTGGATGATCGCGTTTTTTTGTTGGCCAAAGAGGGTTGCTTCTCTGTTTCGACTAAGGACATTCCTggttgtaattgtaattgtaattgtgtgtATTTCTCTGAAGCAAAAATGCAAGACCGATATTTAACCACGGAATTCAAACGATTTTTTGCTCGTGTGTTTGATATACAAGATCGGAAGAGGATGAAGATGGTTGATTGCTACCCTTCTCATCGAAAGCTGTTTGACTTGCTTATGAACTTTCCCTGTACACTGTCTCCTCCAGAATTCCCAGTGAATCTTGAGTGA